Below is a genomic region from Vibrio cortegadensis.
AAAAGCGTTTGATAAAACACCGAACAGGGTAAGTGCGAGCGTCTCTTTTACTCTACGACACCCTTACACTGGAAAAGAGGTTAAGGTGCAACGTCCTCTTGAAAATATAGGTGTGATCCGCAGCCGAACCAGTGAAACTCCCCTTTATAGGCCCGTCATTCGCCTACCATTGACCATTGCAGGAAAGACGGTGAACACCAAGGTGAACTTGACCGATCGAGGTAACTTTTCAGCCTCTATTTTGATAGGAAAAAGCTTTCTTGAGCATAACGCTTGGGTATTAGCAGGCTATGATTACTTACAACAGCAGCCGAACTCGAAAATTGTGGGGAAAAAAGAGCAGTTAGAGTTAGCGGGCTTACCGATTGAGACGCGGTTCCTTGGGAGCAATAAATACTCAAATATGCATGCTGAAAACATCCATGTCGATCCACAAGCGCAACGTGTCACTTTTGATGCAATCAGTGTTGATGAGGTAAAAAAGACGCTCTCTTTGCCTTTAGATCGAATGCTGAATGTGAATGGTCACGAACGCCCACTGGTCAATTTACCTGTCATACTTGGTGATGAGGTTCACTATATGCAGGCGTATTTAAAAGACAGAGGTGAGTCATCTTCCATATTGAGTGTGGGGCAGGATACGTTGAATCAATACTTTATGATTGATACCGATGAAGAAGATTTCCTTGCGACTCAATTGAAAGCTGAACCATCGACAAAAAACGGCAAAGTGAACGCTTCCCAATACACTTATCAGCAGAGAATTGATCAACATAAGCCTTTAGTTGTCTCTACCTTTGAACACGTTGTGATTGATGGTTACAAACTTCAAGCTGAGCCCTCTTTTACAGTAAAAACGCCAATGCTTAAAGTCGACAGCTATGAGATGACCACGGGGGAAAACCGCACGGTTAGCTACTACTTGAAAGATAGTGCAGGCAATAAACAGAAAATAACCAAACCAATGATCAAAAGAATCAAAGTGGGCAATTCAGTAAGACCGATTATTGAGGGGGATTTTGAATTAGGTGGGCGACATAAAACGCTTCAATTTGCTTTAGAAACACTCGACAACGGTAAGGAAGATGACGCTTACTTTGTGATTGGTAAGAAAATGGTAAAAGATGGCGTGCTTATCAATACGCGCTCTGATCACTTATTGGAAGACTATCCACTGTTTCGAGCAGGACACATTGAAAAGGCGACCGTGGAAGGGATGACCTTTCCGGTTAAATTGGATACCGGT
It encodes:
- a CDS encoding putative ATP-dependent zinc protease, with translation MSLISFMLLLILMSWSVGLQANELSSATTQYPVYEVDNKIVLGRVERVYYSDIDALSGVPFVGKIDTGADTTSMHADNIQVFSDAPELQGLPKLELLKALEKAFDKTPNRVSASVSFTLRHPYTGKEVKVQRPLENIGVIRSRTSETPLYRPVIRLPLTIAGKTVNTKVNLTDRGNFSASILIGKSFLEHNAWVLAGYDYLQQQPNSKIVGKKEQLELAGLPIETRFLGSNKYSNMHAENIHVDPQAQRVTFDAISVDEVKKTLSLPLDRMLNVNGHERPLVNLPVILGDEVHYMQAYLKDRGESSSILSVGQDTLNQYFMIDTDEEDFLATQLKAEPSTKNGKVNASQYTYQQRIDQHKPLVVSTFEHVVIDGYKLQAEPSFTVKTPMLKVDSYEMTTGENRTVSYYLKDSAGNKQKITKPMIKRIKVGNSVRPIIEGDFELGGRHKTLQFALETLDNGKEDDAYFVIGKKMVKDGVLINTRSDHLLEDYPLFRAGHIEKATVEGMTFPVKLDTGADVSSMHALNIKQFKQDGKPMVSFTYQNEQGQKQDFTRPMVDVMRIKAKKGEKPTIRPVVEMNVQLGKVNKTIRVNLQDRSRFRYSMILGKNLLKYGALVGSDEDYLLNQ